GTGGAACGACGCGCAGGATATCCGCGAGTACCCAGCGGGTAGTGGTCCGTAACGCGCTCCCGCATCGGACGACGATGCCCACCAGCTGCTCTGAGCCCTCAGAGCGGCTACTGGTGGCGCACTTGAAACCCTTCACCCCGAGAAGACGGAGCGGCGCTCCTTGAGGAGGGCCTGCAACATGCCTTGGATGGACTCGCGGGTGCGCTCGGTGAGCCGCTGCACCTGGGAGAGGTCCTCGGCGGCCTCGGGGGGCAGGTCGCCCATGCTGATGGGCTCGCCAAAGCGCAGCGTCCAGCGCGCCGGCAGAGGCGGCAGCGTCACCGGCAGGTAGTCCAGACCCAGGAAGCCCGCCGGCAGCTTGCCCAACAGCGGCACCGTCTCCTCGGCCCCCACGATGGCCACCGGGACGATGGGCGCGCCCGTGCGCAGCGCCAGCTTCACGAAGCCTCCCCGGCCGAAGCGCTTGAGCTGGTAGCGCTGGGCGAACGGCTTGCCCATGCCCTGGCTGCCCTCGGGGAAGACGATGACCGGGCGCAATTCGTCCAACAGCCGCAGCGCGTTCTCCGGGCAGGCGCGCACCGCCCCCAGCCGGTTCATCAGCGTGCCCATCATCGGCGCGTGGAACACCTGGTCCTCCGCCAGCCAGCGCGCCTCCTGCAGGTCCGGCCGCTCGCGCGAGAGCGCCTGCTGCAACATGGGCCCGTCGAAGGGCAGCGCCCCCGAGTGGTTGGCCACCAGCAGCACCGGCCCCGTCGGCACGTGGCTCGCCCCCTGCACCGACACCCGCCAGTAGTGCTCGTAGAGGAAGTCCACCACTGGCTGCAGCACCCCTCCGAGCGCCGCGTCCTTGCCGTACTCGTCGACCGACGTGCTCCCCCCGAGCCCCAGGCTCGTGAGCGCCGCGTCCACCATGCCCCGCGCCGACACCACCGTCCGGCTCACCCGCTCGCTCGCCAGCGTCTGGAAGGCGATCTGCCTGGCCAACGAGAGCAGCCCCGACATCCGCGTCCGCATCCGTGGCGGCTCGGCTCCCGGTGAGGTCGCCGTGAAGAACAGATCCGAGGGACCCGTCGTGTCGAGCGTCTTGGGCCCATCGAGCACGGGCTCCACTTCGGGCGTGGCCTCCGTCTCGGATGGTGCCTGCTCGGTCTCGAAGCCCGGCACGTCCACGGGTCCCTCGGGCACCGGCTCGCTCAGCACTTCCTCGATGCCCCGCCGCGTCTCCTCCATCCCCGCCTGGGCCGCCTCCTGCTCCAGCAGGGCCGACTCGACCGCGAGCACCTCGGCCTCCTGCGTCCTGGGGTGAAGCCGCTCCTCCCGCCCAGGCATCGGGGCCTCGGGGGCGGTGTGGACCACTGGGGCCGAGGGCGTGGCCGGCTCCGCCGCGAGGCCCATCTCGGCCTCCGTGGCGGGACTCACCCCGGTCGGAGGTGTCGTCTCCAGGGCCGTAGGCGCCGTGGGCGTCTGTCCCTCCACCGGGGCGGAGCGGACGGCCGTGGCGGGCGCGCGCGTCTTCCCGGAGGGCTTGTTCTTGGAGGTCGCGGCCTTCTTCTTCGGAGCGGCGGCCTTGGGCGCCTCCGAGGCCTGGGGCTCCGCCGGGCGCGCGGGCTTCTGCTTCGCTCCGGCGGCCTGCTTCTTCGCCTCGTTCGCCGGAGCCGGCTTCCTCGCCGCCTCGGCGGAGGACGCGGGCTTCACGGACTCGGCCGGGGCGGACTTCGCGCGGGCCTTGGGGGACACGGAGGCGCGCGGCGGGGTGGCTCGTGACCTGGCCATGGCTCAGCTCCTTCGTATCGCCGCCACGGCATCCCGGGCGTGGAACATGGGAATGAAGCCGAGCTCTTCCTCGGCGCGCTCGCCGTTGGCCACCCACCCGTAGTGCATGTAGTCCAGCAGCGACGAGGGAAAGCCCGGCCCCCCGAGTGACGTCATCGTCTGCAGGGTGGCGCGGAAGAGCGGGCCGGGCAGGGGCAGGGGCGTGGCGCCCGCCTGGCGGATGAGCCCGGAGAGCGGCAGGACTCCGCGGCCGACGATGTTGAACTCACCCTCGGCGTTGGCGCTCAGCGCCTGGTACAGCGCGCGCGCGGCGTCCTCCTCGTGCAGCGCCTGCCAGAGCGGATCGTACCCGAGCAGCGTGGGCACCACGCGGTGGGCGAGCATGCGGGTCGCGGGGTTGTCCATGTTCGGGCCGAACATGGGCGCGAAGCGCAGGACGATGACGCGCGTCTCCGGGTGGCGCTCGCGGAAGGCGCGCACCTGCTTCTCCACCTCGACCTTGTCGGTGATGAAGCGGCTGCCGGGGCAGCCCATGAGGGGCGTCTCCTCGGGGAGCAGGGCGGGGTGGCTGGCGCGCGCCCCATAGAGCGCCGTGAGCGAGGGGACGATGAGCCGGGGCACCCGCGCGCGGCCCACCGCGCTCAGCACGTTCATCGTGCCAATCACCTCGAGCTCGTGCGCGAGCGAGCCATCGCGCACCGGCCCGTAGAGGAAGGCCAGGTGGTAGAAGACGTCCACGGCGTGCTCGGCGAGCGCGTCGGACAGCTCGCTCTCTGCGTCGTGGCGCGTGAGGTCCACGCGGTGGTAGTCGACCTTGGAGCCCTCGGGCTTGGCCACGTCCAGCACGAGGATGCTCTCCACGTCGGCATCCTGCTCCAGCTGCGGCAGCAGCAGCCGGCCCAGGTCGCCCGCCGCGCCCGTCACCGCGACGCGCAGGCCGCCCTTGCTCGCTTGAGTTGCTTCCATACGGGAGGGGGCGTGATAGCGCACCTGGGGGCCGCTTGTCAGCCGCGTTGCGTCCGCTTTACTGGCCAACGTGCCGGGTCCCGTACAGGATATGACCTCTCATGGCACGTATCGCCCGCCTCAGTGATGCCCTCGTCAACAAGATCGCCGCCGGCGAGGTGGTGGAACGTCCCGCGTCCGTCGTGAAGGAGCTGGTGGAGAATTCCATCGACGCCGGCTCCCGCACGGTGCGCGTGGCGCTCGAGCGCGGAGGGCTCGGGCGCATCACCATCTCCGACGACGGGCAGGGGATGAACGCCGAGGACGCCCGGCTGAGCCTCGAGCGCCACGCCACGAGCAAGTTGCGCGAGCTGGACGACCTGTTCACGCTGAGCACCAAGGGCTTCCGGGGCGAGGCGCTGCCGGCCATCGCCTCGGTGTCACGCTTCACCCTGCACACGGCCGAGCGCGAGTCCTACGTGGGCACGCGCATCACCGTGGAGGGCGGGGGCGAGCCGGTGGTGGAGGAGGCGCCGCCGCGCGTGGGCACGGTCATCTCGGTGGAGGACCTGTTCTACAACACGCCCGCGCGGCGCAAGTTCATGCGGCGCGAGTCCACGGAGCTGCAGCACGCGGAGGAGGCCGTCATCCGGCTGGCGCTCGCGCACCCGGACGTGTCCTTCTTCGTGGAGCACGGGGGCCAGGCGCTCTTCACCAGCCCCGCGAGCCCCACGGATCCCCGCGAGCGCATCGCCGCGGCGCTGGGCCCCGGGGTGCACCCGCACCTGGTGGCGGTGGAGGAGCGGCGGCTGGGGGTGAACGTCACCGGCTACATCGCCTCGCCCGAGTACACGCTGCCCAACGCGCGCGGCATCTATACCTTCGTCAACCGCCGCTACATCCGGGACCGGGGCCTCAACAGCGCCATCCAGCGTGCCTTCCAGGAGTTCCTCGCCGCCGGGCGCCAGCCGGTGGTGGTGCTCTTCATCGACATGGATCCGCGCGCGGTGGACGTGAACGTGCATCCGCAGAAGCTCGAGGTGCGCTTCGCGGACGCCAAGGGGGTGGGGGACGCGGTGAACGCCGCCATCTCCCGGGCGCTGCGGGCCGCGCCGTGGCTGGGACCGCCGGCGGGGGAGGGCGGCGCGATGGAGCCGCCCCGGCAGGCCGCGCACTACGCCATGGCCGTGGAGCGCTTCCTCACC
Above is a window of Cystobacter fuscus DNA encoding:
- a CDS encoding lysophospholipid acyltransferase family protein, which codes for MARSRATPPRASVSPKARAKSAPAESVKPASSAEAARKPAPANEAKKQAAGAKQKPARPAEPQASEAPKAAAPKKKAATSKNKPSGKTRAPATAVRSAPVEGQTPTAPTALETTPPTGVSPATEAEMGLAAEPATPSAPVVHTAPEAPMPGREERLHPRTQEAEVLAVESALLEQEAAQAGMEETRRGIEEVLSEPVPEGPVDVPGFETEQAPSETEATPEVEPVLDGPKTLDTTGPSDLFFTATSPGAEPPRMRTRMSGLLSLARQIAFQTLASERVSRTVVSARGMVDAALTSLGLGGSTSVDEYGKDAALGGVLQPVVDFLYEHYWRVSVQGASHVPTGPVLLVANHSGALPFDGPMLQQALSRERPDLQEARWLAEDQVFHAPMMGTLMNRLGAVRACPENALRLLDELRPVIVFPEGSQGMGKPFAQRYQLKRFGRGGFVKLALRTGAPIVPVAIVGAEETVPLLGKLPAGFLGLDYLPVTLPPLPARWTLRFGEPISMGDLPPEAAEDLSQVQRLTERTRESIQGMLQALLKERRSVFSG
- a CDS encoding SDR family oxidoreductase, yielding MEATQASKGGLRVAVTGAAGDLGRLLLPQLEQDADVESILVLDVAKPEGSKVDYHRVDLTRHDAESELSDALAEHAVDVFYHLAFLYGPVRDGSLAHELEVIGTMNVLSAVGRARVPRLIVPSLTALYGARASHPALLPEETPLMGCPGSRFITDKVEVEKQVRAFRERHPETRVIVLRFAPMFGPNMDNPATRMLAHRVVPTLLGYDPLWQALHEEDAARALYQALSANAEGEFNIVGRGVLPLSGLIRQAGATPLPLPGPLFRATLQTMTSLGGPGFPSSLLDYMHYGWVANGERAEEELGFIPMFHARDAVAAIRRS
- the mutL gene encoding DNA mismatch repair endonuclease MutL, with protein sequence MARIARLSDALVNKIAAGEVVERPASVVKELVENSIDAGSRTVRVALERGGLGRITISDDGQGMNAEDARLSLERHATSKLRELDDLFTLSTKGFRGEALPAIASVSRFTLHTAERESYVGTRITVEGGGEPVVEEAPPRVGTVISVEDLFYNTPARRKFMRRESTELQHAEEAVIRLALAHPDVSFFVEHGGQALFTSPASPTDPRERIAAALGPGVHPHLVAVEERRLGVNVTGYIASPEYTLPNARGIYTFVNRRYIRDRGLNSAIQRAFQEFLAAGRQPVVVLFIDMDPRAVDVNVHPQKLEVRFADAKGVGDAVNAAISRALRAAPWLGPPAGEGGAMEPPRQAAHYAMAVERFLTRAQEATWGAPLPVPGTQDADAPAPPQANGSLFASSAPSPLLPGRAPAFGQAQPLLNEAPPPGYFGALRPMGVLGERFHVCEGSGGTLVVLDAHAALERARLMAFHKALQRAEPPVPTLFGATVELTVPVARTLVEGQEALARLGVEVEPFGGTTLALKAVPPALVGADARALLEALARALPPPGSALDAVALAEPLRVLACHAARHAEGQLSEGKLRALLGELDAADFHPPCIHGTVVVLEVPLLELERRALRPAGTKS